Part of the Chlamydia muridarum str. Nigg genome is shown below.
AAGCATGGTGCCGTGTTAGAAGTCATTATGGCTGGTAAAGGTGCTGCTGTCGCGGAAGGAACACAGGCAATAGCAACAGGAGTAGGCATCTGTTGGGGGAAAGATAAAAATGGAGACTTGATAGGCGGTTGGGCAGCTGAATATGTCGAATTTTTCCCGACCTGGATCGATGATGAAATCGCTGAATCTCACGCAAAAATGTGGTTAAAAAAATCTCTGCAACATGAACTTGACCTGCGTTCTGTAAGCAAACACAGTGAATTTCAATATTTCCATAACTATATCAATATCAAAAAGAAATTCGGATTTTGCTTAACAGCTCTTGGCTTCTTAAATTTTGAAAATGCAGATCCAGTTGTTATCCAATAAGCAAGGGGGATTTTATGTTCTTGAAAAAACGCTCCTCTTCAGGAATTTTAGGGACATTGTCTCTTACTGGAGTTGTGATCAGCTCCATGGTTGGAGGGGGGATTTTCAGTCTTCCTCAGAATATGGCAGCCTCTGCAAGCGCAGGGGCTATTATCATTGCCTGGCTTCTCTCCGGAATAGGAATATTTTTTATCGCAAATACCTTTAAAACTCTTTCCCTTGTTCGTCCTGACTTAAAGGCCGGTATCTATACCTATAGTAGAGAAGGATTTGGCCCCTACGTAGGATTTACAATAGCATGGGGATACTGGCTTTGCCAAATTTTTGGAAATGTCGGCTATGCCGTAATTACCATGGATGCCCTAAACTATTTCTTTCCCCCCTATTTCGAAGGAGGAAATACTCTCCCTGCTATTCTATTAGGATCTATCCTTATTTGGGTATTCAATTCCATCGTCTTACGAGGCATCCGTCAAGCTGCTTTTATGAATGTGATTGGTGTAATTTTTACTCTAATTCCTCTACTTATTTTCATTCTCATTACAGCTCTATTTTTCAAATTCTCAATATTTAAAACCGATTTTTGGGGAACTGCTCCCCAACACCATCTGGGATCTATCGGCTCTCAGCTTAAAAGCACCATGTTAGTCACCCTCTGGGCCTTTATCGGAATTGAAGGCGCCGTAGTCATGTCTGGAAGAGCCTCAAATCCCTCTTCTGTCGGGAAAGCTACGATCCTAGGGTTTTCCGGATGCTTACTCATTTATGTCCTTCTTTCTTTACTTCCTTTTGGATCTCTATCCCAATATCAACTTGCTAAGATTGCTGACCCCTCCACTGCTGGGGTACTGAAATTTCTAGTTGGGAAATGGGGAGAAGTCCTTATGAATACAGGACTTTTAATTGCTGTTTTAACAAGCTGGTTATCCTGGACTATTCTTACTGCTGAAATTCCTTACGCAGCAGCAAAAAATGGCACTTTCCCAGAATGCTTTGCAATTGAAAATGCTAAACACTCACCTGCATTCTCTTTATTCATTACAAGCGGCTTGATGCAAATTACCATGCTGTTAGTGTATTTTTCCTCTAATGCTTGGCATACCATGTTAGAAATCACCAGTGTTATGGTTCTTCCGGCTTACTTAACTAGCTCTCTTTTCCTTGTTAAGCTCAGCTTAAGTAAAAAATATCCTAAACAGGCACCCATCAAGGCCCGCGTTGCAATATTCACGGGAATATTAGGGACGCTATATTCTCTATGGCTAATCTATGCTGGAGGATTACAGCACCTATTTATGGTCGCTGTTCTCCTTGCTTTAGGAATTCCGTTCTACATAGACTCGGGAATAAGACATGATCAAGAAAAGACATTCTTGAACCGTAAGGAAGTCATGAAAATGACTACCTTAGCTCTTATAGCTTTGCTTGCTGTATTTTTATTCTCTGCAAATAAAATTCATTTATAACCAGAGAGTTAAGCACTTGCTATTCACGCTACTCACTCTTGCATAAAAAAGAACTGATTCTCATTCAGGGGAATCAGTTCTTTCTATTCTTTAAAAGCTTATTCTCTTATCCTCAATAGTAAAGCCGCATTAATTTTCTAAAAAATCTTTTTCAGCTCTTAAGGTATTGTATGCACATAGCTGTTTTGGGAGCAGGATACGCAGGATTATCTGTAACTTGGCATCTTCTCCTTTATACACAAGGGAGAGTTAGCGTAGATCTCTTTGATCCTACGCCAATTGGAACTGGAGCTTCCGGACTATCTTCCGGTCTTCTCCATGGCTTTACAGGTAAGAAGGCTATTAAACCCCCATTAGCAGATCTTGGGATTACTACTACCCACTCTCTGATCACCAAGGCTAGCCTATCCATAGGGGAACCTATCGTTATGTCTAATGGCATTCTTCGCCCTGCAATTTCTCAAGAACAGGCCTCTATTTTCATGCAAAGAGCACAAGAGTTCCCTAATGAAACCGAATGGTGGGATAAAGCTCGGTGCGAAATCTCAGTACCAGGAATGGTTATTCCAGAAGGGCTTGGTGCTCTTTACATCAAACATGGTGTAACCATTAACAATGAAAAGTATATCAATGGCTTATGGAATGCCTGTGCCAGCCTAGGAACACAATATTATGACGAGCTTATCGATGATCTTTCTTCGATTGCAGAGTTTTATGATCATATTATCGTCACCCCAGGAGCTAATGCTGATATCCTTCCGGAGCTCAAACATCTCCCTTTATCTAAAGTAAAAGGCCAACTCGTAGAAATTGCTTGGCCCTCAGAGATCCCGATGCCACCATTCAGCATCAATGGTCCTAAGTATATGGTCGCCGACACAGAAAGAAATACTTGTATATTAGGAGCCACTTTTGAACATAACCAACCAGACGCCACTCCGGATGCTCAGGTTGCTTACCAAGAAATCATGCCCCCTATTTTATCTCTTTTCCCAGGTCTTAAGGACGCCCAAGTCCTTAACTACTATGCTGGAATGCGCTCATCAAGCCCTACTCATTTGCCTATGATTAGCCGAGTCCAAGAAAAATTATGGTATCTTGGAGGGCTAGGATCAAAAGGTCTCTTGTACCATGGACTCTTAGGAGACATGCTTGCCCAGGCCTTACTGCGAGATTCTACGGCATACATAGCTAAAGAATTTCTTTATGCTCCGGAAGCTTCTTAATCCATCCTCCCTTTAGAGAGGGAGGATGGATTAATGCCTTACAAAGAGACACTAGCTTTCTCTTGCAGAATTTCGTCTAAAGAAATCTGCATCTTTCCACGAATAAAGGCATCCCAAGGAAGTCCGGGGACGATCTCATACTCTCCAGTCCCCAGCATTCGACAAGGGAACCCAAAGATTATATCTTCTGGCAAGCCATAGGGATTATTGTCCGAACATACTCCAGAAGAAAACCATTCCCCTTCCTTCGGTTGATATATGGATCGTGCAGCCTCTGCTAAAGCTCGTGCTGCAGAAGCTGCAGAAGACTTCCCTCGCGCTTCTATTACAGCGCTACCACGACTCTGCACAGAAGGAACCATAATATTCTCTAGCCAATCGCGGTCCGCTATAGTTTCTACAATAGGACGACCATGAATTAATGCCTGTGTAAAATCTGGAACTTGTTTTGCAGAATGATTCCCCCAGACAACAACCTGCGATACAGCAGATAAAGGGACTTCAGCCCTATGGGCTAGCATACTGTGCATACGATTCTGATCTAAGCGCAACATTGCATGAAAATTTTTTCTCAGCAATCTAGGAGCGTGATTCATGGCTATCCAGCAATTTGTATTCACAGGATTTCCAACGACAAAAATTTTGGCCTCTCGTTTAGCTGCTGTGTTCAAGACCTTACCTTGAGTAGCAAAAATCTCGCCATTTTTCTTCAAAAGATCTCTTCTTTCCATTCCTGGGCCTCTGGGGACAGATCCTATGAGAAAGGCAGCATCGATGTCATCAAAAGCATCATGCAAGGATGTCGTTACCTGCACGCGTTGCAACAAAGGGAAAGCTCCATCATCCAATTCCATGCGTACTCCAGATAGAGATCTTTCTGTCCCTGGGATATCATAAATACGCAGATCTATTCCGGTATCAGGCCCAAAAATATCCCCATGGGCCAAGGCAAATAAAAAGCAGTAGGCGATTTGCCCCGTTCCTCCTGTTACTGCTACACTCACTGTTTGAGAAAACATAAACCACCCTCTCTTGCTTTTACAAAACGCATATATTCTTCATGATACGCTTGTAATCAATTTTGAACCCAACATACGTTTGGAGAATAAAAGAATCAAGTCCCTAGCTCATATAAAATCTTAAGCAAAAAAAACCATCTATCGTTCAATAGATGGTTTTTTTTTGCTCGGACAAATGGAATCTAAAAAACTTTATAAAAGATAGGTCCCTGGGATCCTACCCACATGCTTGATCCTGACCGCATGACTTGCTGTCCTTTTTTAGCGGCCAGATAACCATGAACATCTAAGAAACCAATGAACCGTGCGCGAATAAAGAACATACGGGCACCTTAAACACTTTCAAAAAAGAAGAAGGCTCCCATTATAACATATTTAAAATAAAAATTCTGCAGAACAAATAGGAAGCCCTACTTAAAACATCATTGCAAAACATTAAAAAGTCTTAACAATTCTCTTGCCTCAGGAAATTCTATCGGAGCAGCCCCAGACATCAAGCCTATAATTTGAGTGGCTAATTCTTTCCCTAATGAAACTCCCTCCTGATCGAAGGAATTGATTCCCCAACAAAAACCTTGAAAAGCAAACTTATGCTCATAAAATGCCAGTAATCCTCCAGCAATACGAGGAGAGAGTTGCTGCGCAACCAATATCGAAGAGGGTCTATTCCCTTTAAATCGTTTGTTAGGATTATCGTTGTCTCTCCCCTGAGCTAAAGCTAGCGATTGTGCAACAAGATTAGCAAACAACTTCTGAGAAGAAGAGCTCCCCGATAATACACAGTCAATACCTCGTTGATTCTGTAGAAATCCAATAAATTCCACAGGAACAATATCTGTTCCTTGATGAAGACTCTGGAAAAAGGAATGCTGACAATTAGTCCCAACGTCTCCCCAAATAATAGGAGATGTCGCAAAATGCACCTCTTTCCCTTGTCTAGAAATGCTTTTCCCATTGGATTCCATTCCGCACTGTTGTAAATGCGCAGTAAAATATTTCAATCCTGTTGCATAGGGGATCACAGCTGTCGTGGGATATTTTAATACATTGCGGTTCCAAATACCGAGCATAGCAGATAAAAGAGGCAAATTCTTTTCCATAATTGGAGTCAATGCATGAGCATCCATAGAAGCTGCTCCCTGCAAGAACTCAAAAAAGACTTCGTAGCCAAAAGCAAACCCAAGTACAACCCCTCCCACCATAGAGGTAGCCGAGAACCTTCCACCAACACTATCCCAAAGATGGAAAACTTCCAAATAATGGGTTTTATCATCCATGGGACTACCCTCAGCAGTTACCGCTACAAAATGATCTGCTACAGACAATCCTTTGTCTTGATAAGCTCGCTTAAATAATTCCTCATTCACTGAAGGTTCTAAAGTTGTCCCTGATTTAGACACGACAACAATTAGGGTTTGCTTGAGATCTACTTCTTTTAAGACCTCTGCAGCATTATCTGGATCAATATTGGAAACAAAAAAGATACGTTTATCAGATGGACAAATCCCCTGCATAGCAAAATACATAGCTTTAGGGCCCAATTCTGATCCGCCAATACCTATCTGCACAAGCGTAGAAAATTTAGAACGGGCTGCATACAAAAACTCTGCAAGACGATGAGCCTCTCGTTCAGAATGATTGGCTATAGATGCCGCCTCATCCTTAAGATCATGGTCTCGAACCCAAGCTCTCGTTGCTGTATGTAACACAGAACGGGACTCGCTCTGAAACCCCTCTATATAATTCATGACAGCGCCTTGTTGCATACTCTCCATCTGCTTTATTAGCTCCCTTTCCTCGGCAAGCATTCTTAAAGCATTAAGGCTACGATCATCCACGCGCTCCGTAGCATAACTATAAGTAAACCCTTCCGCAGACAAAGCATACTGCTGTATCCGATCTTGGGACAAAGTTCCTGGTAAAGTCAAATCAACTGGATTCGTAGCTATCTCTTGCAAAGCAATTAATGACTCACAATCTAAGAAACTTTTACCCATTATGATTCTCCTTTTAAGGAAATTTGATACGAGAGACTTTTCTGTTTACTATCTTTTTTGATCTTTCACGATTTCATTTTTTCAGGACAGAACATATTTCAATAAATCATTCTACCAAGTACTCTGCATATCTTTTTTGTAAGTTATTTGGCAAAAATGTTTTAACGATAAGTATATCATTTTCATAGTAATGAGAAATTACTAACCCCGCATCGCATAATTCTGTAAATAATCCATATTCTTTATAAGGAAGATGCAAAGTTACCTGAGGATACTCCTCTTGTACCATGTCTGCCATAGCTTGCAACAAGTCTCGAATTCCTTCTCCTGTTTTTGCAGACACACATACAGGAGAGGGAGACAATAGCCGCAACTTAGCGGCAACACTCCCATTAGTAACCTTATCTATTTTATTCAATACAGTGATGACTTGAGGATGTTCAATCCCAAGCTCTAATAAAATAGCCTTGGTAGTTTCAACATGCTCCAATGCAAGTGGATGGGAAGCATCAACTACATGCAGCAAAATGTCTTCATGTAATGCAGCTTCTAGGGTACTTTTAAATGCAGCCACTAAAGTATGGGGAAGTTTACGAATAAACCCTACAGTATCTGTAAGCAACACTCGCTGCCCACATGGCAAAACGCAACGTCGCGTTTTAGGATCCAACGTAGCAAACAGCTTATTCTCTGCATAGGTCTCTGCTGATGTCAGTAGATTTAAAAGGGTGCTTTTACCAGAGTTTGTATACCCAATTAATGCGAAAGTCGGAATCTGATTGCGTTTTTTTGCTTTACGCCGCTCTTTCCTCTGGCGTTCAACATTTTTTAACTCCTTGGACAGTTTATGAATCCTTTCTCGAACTATCCTTCGGTCTAATTCAATCTGTTTCTCTCCCTCTCCTTTGACAAATCCTCCACCACTTCCTCCAGACTTCTGTCTAGAAAGATGTCCCCACATACGTTTCAATCGAGGCAATAAATAACGCGCTTGTGCAAGTTCTACCTGTAATCCTGCTTCAGCTGTGAGAGCTCGGCTAGCAAAGATCTCTAAAATTAACTCTGTGCGATCTAATACAACGACTTGCAATCGCTTTTCTAAGTTTCTTTGTTGAGAAGGAGAGATCTCTTCATCAATTAATAAGGTACCAATTGTTGGGAATTCTTCTAAAATCCGTTCGATTTCCTCCAGTCTCCCCTCATTCAAATACAAAGAGGAAGAGGGGGATCGCAAAAGCCATGTACAAGTCTCTAACACACTAAGATCACAAGAATTCGCAAGAGAAACGAGTTCTTCAATGTATTCAGAAACTTTCTCTTGCTCTGCACGATTGGCATAACAGCAAACAGCCAAAGCTTGCGAAGGATCTTGTTCCTCTCTAGGAAGAGAAAACCTCCAACCTATCGCACTTTGTCGTTCTTTTTTCTCTATCCGATTATTTTTTTTCATTGTTCCTTATCTCCATAAAAGCTCCATACCATCATAAGCACACTCCCTCGTAGGATCTTGCTCTAAAACCTTATGTAGATAATGGCTTACATGTGTAATCACTAAACGTGATGCCCCTATCTTATCCATTAAAAGATCCGCTTGTTCTAAAGTTAAATGGGAGGGGGAGCGTCTTCCAAAAGCCTTAGGAAGGCTACCTAATGAAGCTGAAATAACAACAGTGTTTACCCCTTTTAGATAATCTAAAATCCGATCATCATAATGAGACATATCTGTCAAATAAGCTAAATCTCCAAAACGATATCCGGTCACTTGGCAGTTCCTTTGAAAATAGGAAACATACATAAAAGGAACGCCTAAAAACTCATATTCCCCACATTGTTCATTTAAAATCGTGTAACGTAAGGAAGCTGCTAAACTATTATCAAGTGATGGATCCTGAATGAGATGCTTCTTAGTTTTACACAGATAGTCATATGTGAATGAAGAAAGCACAACGGGAACGGGTTCCAATCGTGTGATATACCAAGAACGAAGATCATCGATACCCCCAATATGATCATAATGAGGATGTGTAAGAAATACTCCATCCAATCGATGAATCTTGTATCTCAATAATTGAGTTCGAAGATCTGGCCCCGTATCAATAATAAAACTTTTCCCCTGACTTTGAACCCACACAGAGGATCGTAGACGACAGATTCTTCCTTGTGAACATACCTCACAAGAACAAAATGGCACAGGAGTTCCTTCCGGATCCCCTGTGCCCAAAAAAATGACCTTCCCAGAAGAAGATATTTCCTCCATATAAGGGCCTCTTAGTATCGTTTTGAGTTTAGCCGTTCAAACCCCATTTTTGCTCTAACTCTGCTAACACTCCTTCTTTCTTGATCTCTTGTACAGCAGCTTCTATATCAGAAGCTAGAGATGGTCGATCAGAAGCAACTCCAATTCCATACCCTAAAACCCATTTATCTTCAGGAAGATCTATCGTTTCAGTAGTGAGCGTCGGAAAATCTTTTAAAACGACCTGCGCAATAGACGGTTCTAAAACAGCTATAGGAGACTTGCTATGCAAAACTTCCATAAGCACTTCTAAAGTACTATCAAAAGAGCGAATACGCACCCCTGGAA
Proteins encoded:
- a CDS encoding glucose-6-phosphate isomerase; the protein is MMGKSFLDCESLIALQEIATNPVDLTLPGTLSQDRIQQYALSAEGFTYSYATERVDDRSLNALRMLAEERELIKQMESMQQGAVMNYIEGFQSESRSVLHTATRAWVRDHDLKDEAASIANHSEREAHRLAEFLYAARSKFSTLVQIGIGGSELGPKAMYFAMQGICPSDKRIFFVSNIDPDNAAEVLKEVDLKQTLIVVVSKSGTTLEPSVNEELFKRAYQDKGLSVADHFVAVTAEGSPMDDKTHYLEVFHLWDSVGGRFSATSMVGGVVLGFAFGYEVFFEFLQGAASMDAHALTPIMEKNLPLLSAMLGIWNRNVLKYPTTAVIPYATGLKYFTAHLQQCGMESNGKSISRQGKEVHFATSPIIWGDVGTNCQHSFFQSLHQGTDIVPVEFIGFLQNQRGIDCVLSGSSSSQKLFANLVAQSLALAQGRDNDNPNKRFKGNRPSSILVAQQLSPRIAGGLLAFYEHKFAFQGFCWGINSFDQEGVSLGKELATQIIGLMSGAAPIEFPEARELLRLFNVLQ
- a CDS encoding NAD(P)/FAD-dependent oxidoreductase, which codes for MHIAVLGAGYAGLSVTWHLLLYTQGRVSVDLFDPTPIGTGASGLSSGLLHGFTGKKAIKPPLADLGITTTHSLITKASLSIGEPIVMSNGILRPAISQEQASIFMQRAQEFPNETEWWDKARCEISVPGMVIPEGLGALYIKHGVTINNEKYINGLWNACASLGTQYYDELIDDLSSIAEFYDHIIVTPGANADILPELKHLPLSKVKGQLVEIAWPSEIPMPPFSINGPKYMVADTERNTCILGATFEHNQPDATPDAQVAYQEIMPPILSLFPGLKDAQVLNYYAGMRSSSPTHLPMISRVQEKLWYLGGLGSKGLLYHGLLGDMLAQALLRDSTAYIAKEFLYAPEAS
- a CDS encoding MBL fold metallo-hydrolase; protein product: MEEISSSGKVIFLGTGDPEGTPVPFCSCEVCSQGRICRLRSSVWVQSQGKSFIIDTGPDLRTQLLRYKIHRLDGVFLTHPHYDHIGGIDDLRSWYITRLEPVPVVLSSFTYDYLCKTKKHLIQDPSLDNSLAASLRYTILNEQCGEYEFLGVPFMYVSYFQRNCQVTGYRFGDLAYLTDMSHYDDRILDYLKGVNTVVISASLGSLPKAFGRRSPSHLTLEQADLLMDKIGASRLVITHVSHYLHKVLEQDPTRECAYDGMELLWR
- the ltuA gene encoding late transcription unit protein LtuA gives rise to the protein MFFIRARFIGFLDVHGYLAAKKGQQVMRSGSSMWVGSQGPIFYKVF
- a CDS encoding amino acid permease, producing MFLKKRSSSGILGTLSLTGVVISSMVGGGIFSLPQNMAASASAGAIIIAWLLSGIGIFFIANTFKTLSLVRPDLKAGIYTYSREGFGPYVGFTIAWGYWLCQIFGNVGYAVITMDALNYFFPPYFEGGNTLPAILLGSILIWVFNSIVLRGIRQAAFMNVIGVIFTLIPLLIFILITALFFKFSIFKTDFWGTAPQHHLGSIGSQLKSTMLVTLWAFIGIEGAVVMSGRASNPSSVGKATILGFSGCLLIYVLLSLLPFGSLSQYQLAKIADPSTAGVLKFLVGKWGEVLMNTGLLIAVLTSWLSWTILTAEIPYAAAKNGTFPECFAIENAKHSPAFSLFITSGLMQITMLLVYFSSNAWHTMLEITSVMVLPAYLTSSLFLVKLSLSKKYPKQAPIKARVAIFTGILGTLYSLWLIYAGGLQHLFMVAVLLALGIPFYIDSGIRHDQEKTFLNRKEVMKMTTLALIALLAVFLFSANKIHL
- a CDS encoding pyruvoyl-dependent arginine decarboxylase, with amino-acid sequence MPYGTRYPTLAFHTGGVGESDDGMPPQPFETFCYDSALLQAKIENFNIVPYTSVLPKELFGNILPVDQCTKFFKHGAVLEVIMAGKGAAVAEGTQAIATGVGICWGKDKNGDLIGGWAAEYVEFFPTWIDDEIAESHAKMWLKKSLQHELDLRSVSKHSEFQYFHNYINIKKKFGFCLTALGFLNFENADPVVIQ
- a CDS encoding malate dehydrogenase, whose amino-acid sequence is MFSQTVSVAVTGGTGQIAYCFLFALAHGDIFGPDTGIDLRIYDIPGTERSLSGVRMELDDGAFPLLQRVQVTTSLHDAFDDIDAAFLIGSVPRGPGMERRDLLKKNGEIFATQGKVLNTAAKREAKIFVVGNPVNTNCWIAMNHAPRLLRKNFHAMLRLDQNRMHSMLAHRAEVPLSAVSQVVVWGNHSAKQVPDFTQALIHGRPIVETIADRDWLENIMVPSVQSRGSAVIEARGKSSAASAARALAEAARSIYQPKEGEWFSSGVCSDNNPYGLPEDIIFGFPCRMLGTGEYEIVPGLPWDAFIRGKMQISLDEILQEKASVSL
- the hflX gene encoding GTPase HflX, whose amino-acid sequence is MKKNNRIEKKERQSAIGWRFSLPREEQDPSQALAVCCYANRAEQEKVSEYIEELVSLANSCDLSVLETCTWLLRSPSSSLYLNEGRLEEIERILEEFPTIGTLLIDEEISPSQQRNLEKRLQVVVLDRTELILEIFASRALTAEAGLQVELAQARYLLPRLKRMWGHLSRQKSGGSGGGFVKGEGEKQIELDRRIVRERIHKLSKELKNVERQRKERRKAKKRNQIPTFALIGYTNSGKSTLLNLLTSAETYAENKLFATLDPKTRRCVLPCGQRVLLTDTVGFIRKLPHTLVAAFKSTLEAALHEDILLHVVDASHPLALEHVETTKAILLELGIEHPQVITVLNKIDKVTNGSVAAKLRLLSPSPVCVSAKTGEGIRDLLQAMADMVQEEYPQVTLHLPYKEYGLFTELCDAGLVISHYYENDILIVKTFLPNNLQKRYAEYLVE